The following coding sequences are from one Eucalyptus grandis isolate ANBG69807.140 chromosome 11, ASM1654582v1, whole genome shotgun sequence window:
- the LOC104424954 gene encoding glutaredoxin-C9 yields MQQAIPYEPSLFPVRAGGGPPRSRRRRALLLNPSVVAGGEQQRPARRGEDAEEEEEEEAEQEELAAGVRESTRRAVAESAVVVFGKRGCCMSHVVNRLLQGHGANPAVREFGDEEEAAVVGELETISGGGRGVVQFPAVFVGGKLFGGLDRVMTAHITGELVPALKDAGALWL; encoded by the coding sequence ATGCAGCAAGCGATCCCTTACGAGCCGTCGCTCTTCCCCGTCCGCGCCGGCGGCGGCCCGCCgaggagccgccgccgccgcgcgcTCCTGCTGAACCCGAGCGTCGTGGCCGGCGGCGAGCAGCAGCGGCCGGCGCGGCGGGGGGAAGacgcggaggaggaggaggaggaggaggcggagcagGAGGAGCTGGCGGCGGGCGTCCGCGAGAGTACGCGCCGAGCGGTGGCGGAGAGCGCGGTGGTGGTGTTCGGGAAGCGGGGCTGCTGCATGAGCCACGTGGTGAACCGGCTGCTGCAGGGGCACGGGGCGAACCCGGCGGTCCGGGAGTTCGGCGACGAGGAGGAGGCCGCGGTCGTGGGGGAGCTGGAGACGATCTCCGGCGGCGGGAGAGGGGTCGTTCAGTTCCCGGCGGTGTTCGTCGGGGGGAAGCTGTTCGGGGGGCTGGACCGGGTGATGACGGCGCACATCACGGGGGAGCTGGTGCCGGCCCTGAAGGATGCCGGAGCTCTTTGGCTCTGA
- the LOC104454928 gene encoding alpha-1,3-arabinosyltransferase XAT3-like — MVEKALGDANSVFSSKRAALRVLVNHGEKDGFTAARMILSGIPLDETHLQNRLSILMNDEKKRSLYNWWIMKYETILSRLWNYPLIDFAGDKRTHCLPEAIVGVKIHDDLTVDPSLMKGNKSILDFRHFLDRAYQPWIKGSIPDKEQGVQLKLNQWASVPTLGQSMKINKDNQKHQVKKPKLVILSRSGSRALVNKDCLVKMAEDMGFRVEVLRPKRTTELAKMYGLLNKREVMVGVHGAALTHFLFLKPGSVLIQVIPLGTDSPAETCFGKPARELGLKYIGYKILPRESSLYNEYDKDDPVLTNPKGVIRKGWQYTKEIYLDRQNVSLDMRRFHKRLLQAYDYSFKKINRQISYNQTTDLFKLC; from the exons ATGGTGGAGAAAGCTCTGGGAGATGCAAATAGTGTCTTCTCTAGTAAACGAGCAGCTCTAAGAG TATTGGTGAATCATGGTGAGAAGGATGGTTTCACTGCGGCCAGAATGATCTTATCTGGGATTCCTCTGGACGAAACACACCTACAAAATCGTCTGTCCATCCTGATGAATGATGAAAAGAAGA gaagtttgTACAATTGGTGGATTATGAAGTATGAGACCATCCTTTCTCGCCTCTGGAACTATCCGCTCATCGACTTTGCTGGAGATAAAAGAACCCATTGCTTACCAGAGGCCATTGTTGGTGTGAAAATCCATGATGACCTTACTGTGGATCCTTCACTGATGAAGGGGAATAAGAGCATCCTCGATTTCAGACACTTCCTTGACCGTGCTTACCAGCCGTGGATAAAAGGTTCAATACCAGACAAGGAGCAAGGGGTACAGCTGAAACTGAATCAATGGGCTTCAGTGCCAACTTTGGGgcaatcaatgaaaattaataaagacAACCAGAAACACCAGGTGAAGAAACCGAAGCTAGTGATATTATCGCGCAGTGGGTCCAGGGCGTTAGTTAACAAAGACTGCTTGGTTAAAATGGCAGAGGATATGGGGTTCAGAGTAGAAGTTTTGCGGCCTAAGCGAACGACTGAACTGGCGAAGATGTATGGCTTGCTTAATAAGAGGGAGGTTATGGTTGGTGTACACGGGGCTGCTTTGACCCACTTCCTTTTCCTGAAGCCTGGTTCTGTGCTCATCCAAGTCATTCCTTTAGGGACGGATTCACCAGCTGAGACATGCTTTGGTAAACCTGCTAGAGAGCTTGGTCTCAAGTATATTGGCTACAAGATTTTGCCTAGGGAGAGCTCACTGTATAATGAATACGATAAAGATGATCCAGTCCTTACAAATCCAAAGGGTGTGATTAGGAAGGGATGGCAATACACTAAGGAGATCTATCTCGACAGACAGAATGTGAGCTTGGACATGAGGAGATTCCACAAGCGGCTGCTTCAAGCCTATGACTATTCCTTCAAGAAAATAAACCGGCAAATTAGCTACAATCAAACAACCGACTTGTTTAAGCTTTGCTAA
- the LOC104424955 gene encoding prohibitin-1, mitochondrial, producing MNFNNMKVPKVPGGGAASALLKLGVIGGLGLYGATNSLYNVEGGHRAIMFNRLSGVKEKVYPEGTHLMIPWFERPIIYDVRARPHLIESTSGSRDLQMVKIGLRVLTRPVPDQLPTIYRTLGENYNERVLPSIIHETLKAVVAQYNASQLITQREAVSREIRKVLTERAANFNIALDDVSITTLTFGREFTAAIEAKQVAAQEAERAKFVVEKAEQDKKSAVIRAQGEATSAQLIGQAIANNPAFITLRRIEASREIAHTISNSNNKVFLNSDDLLLNLQAMELASTTSKKK from the exons ATGAATTTCAATAACATGAAAGTTCCAAAAGTGCCAGGAGGTGGAGCAGCATCTGCATTGCTCAAGCTGGGAGTGATCGGTGGTCTTGGCTTGTATGGAGCCACTAACAGTCTTTACAATGTCGAGGGAGGGCATAGAGCCATTATGTTCAACCGCCTAAGTGGTGTTAAAGAGAAG GTTTATCCTGAAGGGACGCATCTAATGATACCATGGTTCGAGAGACCAATTATCTACGATGTACGAGCACGACCTCATTTGATCGAGAGTACTTCAGGAAGTCGGGACCTTCAGATG GTCAAAATTGGACTTCGAGTCCTAACTCGTCCTGTACCCGACCAATTGCCTACAATTTATCGTACCCTGGGAGAAAACTACAATGAGAGGGTTTTGCCATCGATAATTCATGAAACTTTGAAAGCAGTGGTTGCGCAGTACAATGCAAGCCAACTTATTACCCAAAGAGAG GCTGTCAGTAGGGAAATACGGAAGGTATTGACAGAGAGAGCAGCTAACTTCAATATTGCATTGGATGATGTGTCCATTACTACTCTAACTTTTGGAAGGGAGTTCACTGCTGCCATTGAGGCCAAACAAGTGGCTGCACAAGAAGCTGAAAGGGCTAAATTTGTTGTGGAGAAAGCCGAACAAGACAAGAAGAGTGCCGTCATCAGAGCACAG GGTGAGGCCACGAGTGCTCAGTTGATAGGTCAAGCTATAGCCAATAATCCTGCATTTATCACTCTGAGGAGGATCGAAGCTTCAAGAGAAATCGCCCATACAATTTCAAATTCGAACAACAAGGTTTTCCTGAATTCAGACGATCTGTTGCTTAATCTCCAGGCTATGGAATTAGCAAGCACAACCAGTAAGAAGAAATGA
- the LOC104427261 gene encoding LOW QUALITY PROTEIN: MLO-like protein 2 (The sequence of the model RefSeq protein was modified relative to this genomic sequence to represent the inferred CDS: inserted 1 base in 1 codon) translates to MEGGNSGLEETPTWAVSIVCLFFFVVSLVIDSGLHHLAEFLKKRRRKSLNKALAKIKTEMMKMGFISLLLTISEIPISQICVTEAVASSFLPCKDAVEFAEPAVSSATQLSAASGLKPDFNTSLETADDGSFCTAKGLVPLISRDGVMQLNIFISVLAVFHVSYCLVTMYLGIAKMAKWKAWEEETRTLEHQIVHDPRRFQFTDQMSFGQRHLKFWSRHSLLLWPVCFIRQFRGSISKADYFTLRHGFIVANISGGSDFNFQRLINRAFDDDFKKVVETRFWIWIFSIFFIFFSAHEFYNYYWLPFIPLVIVLAVSTKLQVIITQMCVQSCSANSVTRGPXLVKPNDDLFWFRQPKWLLHLVQFVMIQNSFQLAFFAWTWYEFGLRSCFNQETQDIAIRISIGVAVQILCGYVTMPRYALLSQMGSGMTKAVFSDCVAEGLRKWHKDARHRLSKSRSISTINSSRPSLSDPSISDRYLQNQANELTSETATSPPSSAANVAEDALQYHRISSASMFNSLTHEITEEESPVIISKRVVYNGEISFARSWKDSGHLKQTGDCTLTTEGGVSDQFTGFDR, encoded by the exons atggaggGAGGGAACAGTGGGCTTGAAGAGACGCCAACATGGGCAGTCTCCATCGtttgcctcttcttcttcgtcgtctCCTTGGTTATCGATTCTGGTCTTCACCACTTAGCTGAG TTTCtcaagaagaggaggagaaagtcTCTCAATAAAGCTCTGGCAAAAATTAAAACAG AAATGATGAAAATGGGGTTCATATCGCTGCTTCTGACAATTTCGGAGATACCAATCTCGCAAATATGCGTGACGGAGGCCGTGGCAAGCTCGTTTCTTCCATGCAAGGATGCAGTGGAGTTTGCCGAACCGGCTGTTTCTTCTGCAACTCAATTGTCAGCAGCATCAGGCTTGAAGCCAGACTTCAACACCTCACTTGAAACTGCAGATGACGGATCGTTTTGCACGGCAAAG GGTTTGGTTCCCTTAATTTCGAGGGATGGGGTGATGCAGCTCAACATCTTCATCTCGGTGTTGGCCGTTTTTCATGTTTCTTACTGCCTCGTTACCATGTACCTGGGAATTGCCAAG ATGGCAAAATGGAAGGCGTGGGAAGAAGAGACTCGAACCCTTGAGCATCAGATTGTTCATG ATCCAAGGAGATTTCAGTTTACGGATCAAATGTCATTTGGGCAGCGGCATCTGAAATTCTGGAGTCGCCATTCTCTTTTACTTTGGCCA GTCTGTTTTATCCGACAGTTCAGAGGGTCAATATCAAAAGCGGATTACTTCACTCTCCGTCATGGATTCATCGTG GCTAATATCTCTGGAGGTAGCGATTTCAACTTTCAGAGGCTGATTAACAGAGCTTTTGATGATGATTTCAAGAAAGTGGTTGAAACCAG ATTTTGGATTTGGATCTTCTCCATATTCTTCATATTTTTCAGTGCGCACG AATTCTACAACTACTACTGGCTTCCTTTCATCCCTCTCGTG ATTGTTCTAGCTGTCAGTACAAAGCTCCAAGTGATAATAACACAAATGTGCGTGCAGAGTTGCTCTGCAAATTCTGTCACTCGAGGAC GTCTTGTGAAGCCCAATGACGACTTGTTCTGGTTCAGACAACCTAAATGGCTCCTCCATCTCGTCCAGTTCGTCATGATCCAG AACTCCTTTCAGCTGGCGTTCTTTGCATGGACATGG TATGAGTTTGGCCTTAGATCTTGCTTCAACCAAGAAACACAAGACATTGCCATAAGGATTTCTATAGGTGTGGCAGTGCAGATCCTGTGTGGTTATGTGACAATGCCCCGTTATGCGCTTCTCTCGCAG ATGGGCTCCGGGATGACAAAGGCTGTGTTTTCAGACTGCGTAGCGGAAGGTCTCAGGAAATGGCACAAGGATGCGAGACACAGGCTTTCAAAGAGCAGATCGATTTCAACCATAAACTCTTCGAGACCATCTTTGTCTGACCCTTCGATTTCAGATAGATACCTGCAAAACCAGGCCAATGAACTTACCTCAGAAACCGCCACAAGCCCTCCTTCTAGCGCTGCCAATGTAGCTGAAGACGCACTGCAATATCACCGCATCTCTAGTGCGTCGATGTTCAACTCATTGACACATGAAATTACTGAGGAAGAAAGTCCAGTGATCATAAGCAAGAGGGTTGTTTACAATGGGGAGATCTCCTTTGCCAGGAGCTGGAAAGACTCGGGACACTTAAAGCAGACCGGAGATTGTACTCTGACAACCGAAGGAGGCGTCTCTGATCAGTTCACTGGATTCGATCGCTGA
- the LOC104424953 gene encoding uncharacterized protein LOC104424953: protein MDTKSLARSKRAHSLHHSKKHHPSPKPKPPPGTPSGAAASASAAPGKHTPEKTQPRPKPKPKLPSNWDRYEEEEEEIGSGVAEGGGVQGSDVPAPKSKGADYGYLIAEAQSQSQSQSVSDDPVLDSFVSLGDVLPEFFGGGASTLLSVRGEAVLSWANEDTFVVDDDKATSGHEAPFLSLNLNALAEQLAKVDLAKLLFIEPDLLPPEMHTGPYIGSSEKASDQMQTHKTEAAAQSQLDGPALDDFDREERKEEERKEAGMGRSKSDSVLNFPDDNISVDTSEVSSLGQTIVIESTDQSIEKSDIDPEKRNSTFEAAAAEAELDALLNSFGETKSTEPSGFGFTKSTPAFQDQTPTSMPQASGRGFISSAAAPAPDSAKIDVLLDDLLEETSNFAQQNTHQSVLQTQQVNSVTKSKELDDFDSWLDTI, encoded by the exons ATGGACACGAAGTCTCTGGCCAGATCGAAGAGAGCTCACTCCCTGCACCACAGCAAGAAGCACCATCCCAGCCCGAAGCCCAAGCCGCCGCCGGGGACTCCGAGCGGCGCGGCGGCGAGCGCGAGCGCGGCGCCGGGGAAGCATACTCCCGAGAAAACCCAGCCGCGGCCGAAGCCGAAGCCGAAGCTGCCCTCGAATTGGGACCGCtacgaggaggaggaagaagagatcgGTTCGGGCGTCGCCGAGGGTGGCGGGGTTCAGGGCTCCGATGTGCCGGCGCCGAAGAGTAAAGGGGCGGATTACGGGTACTTGATTGCCGAGGCTCAATCGCAATCTCAATCTCAGTCCGTTTCCGATGACCCTGTTCTGGATAGTTTCGTGTCCTTGGGTGATGTTCTTCCCG AATTTTTTGGTGGAGGAGCAAGTACTTTGCTTTCAGTTAGGGGTGAGGCGGTCTTGTCGTGGGCCAATGAGGACACTTTCGTTGTGGATGATGATAAGGCAACTTCAGGTCATGAG GCGCCATTTCTTTCCCTGAACTTGAATGCACTTGCGGAACAACTAGCAAAGGTGGACTTAGCTAAACTGCTCTTCATTGAGCCAGATCTGTTACCGCCTGAAATG CATACAGGCCCATACATTGGGAGCAGTGAAAAGGCCTCTGACCAAATGCAGACACATAAAACTGAAGCAGCAGCTCAGAGTCAGTTAGATGGACCAGCTCTTGATGATTTTGatagggaagaaagaaaagaagaggaacgTAAAGAGGCTGGAATGGGCAGAAGTAAATCAGATTCAGTATTAAACTTTCCGGATGATAATATTTCTGTGGATACTAGCGAAGTTTCTAGCTTAGGACAAACTATAGTGATAGAGTCCACAGATCAGTCAATCGAGAAATCTGATATAGACCCAGAGAAGAGAAACTCCACATTTgaggcagcagcagcagaagctGAGCTCGATGCGCTTCTCAACTCTTTCGGTGAAACCAAGTCGACTGAACCATCTGGTTTTGGCTTCACTAAGTCCACCCCTGCTTTTCAAGATCAAACTCCGACATCTATGCCACAGGCCTCTGGGCGAGGCTTTATTTCCTCTGCGGCTGCACCTGCGCCTGATTCTGCTAAGATTGATGTTCTTCTCGATGATTTACTCGAAGAAACCTCAAACTTTGCCCAACAAAACACTCATCAGAGTGTACTGCAAACCCAGCAGGTAAATTCTGTCACTAAATCAAAAGAATTGGACGATTTTGACTCATGGTTAGACACCATTTAG